Proteins encoded in a region of the Streptomyces sp. NBC_01298 genome:
- a CDS encoding DsbA family oxidoreductase, whose protein sequence is MRVEIWSDIACPWCYIGKARFAEGLAGFAHREEVEVVYRSFELDPNGPKGEVAPVVEMLAKKYGRTLDEARGMEEHVAASARAEGLTYRTEGRDHGNTFDIHRLLHLAAARGRQEELLDLAYRANFGEERSVFDPEVLLALAVEAGLDGAEARAVLADESAYAAEVRADEREAAELGANAVPFFVIDRRFGISGGQPAEVFARALEQAWAGREVLVTAAPEGEVCEPDGACAVPRP, encoded by the coding sequence ATGCGCGTCGAGATCTGGAGCGACATCGCCTGCCCGTGGTGCTACATCGGCAAGGCCCGGTTCGCCGAGGGGCTGGCCGGCTTCGCACACCGCGAGGAGGTCGAGGTGGTCTACCGCTCCTTCGAGCTCGACCCGAACGGCCCCAAGGGCGAGGTGGCTCCCGTCGTGGAGATGCTGGCCAAGAAGTACGGCCGCACCCTGGACGAGGCCCGCGGCATGGAGGAGCACGTCGCCGCGAGCGCCCGCGCCGAGGGGCTGACGTACCGCACCGAGGGCCGTGACCACGGCAACACCTTCGACATCCACCGCCTGCTCCACCTGGCCGCCGCCCGCGGCCGCCAGGAGGAACTGCTCGACCTCGCCTACCGCGCCAACTTCGGCGAGGAGCGCTCCGTCTTCGACCCCGAGGTTTTGCTGGCGCTCGCGGTTGAGGCCGGACTGGACGGGGCCGAGGCCCGCGCGGTGCTGGCCGACGAGTCCGCGTACGCCGCCGAGGTGCGGGCCGACGAGCGCGAGGCGGCCGAACTGGGCGCCAACGCCGTGCCGTTCTTCGTGATCGACCGCCGCTTCGGGATCTCCGGGGGACAGCCCGCCGAGGTGTTCGCGCGGGCGCTGGAGCAGGCCTGGGCCGGTCGCGAGGTCCTCGTGACCGCCGCCCCCGAGGGTGAGGT